TTCTATTTCTCAGCTACTTTCTATCTTATTATTCAAATTATAATTTCCTAATATATAGAATAAAAGTGGCCATCATTTTGTCACTTTGGCCACTTTTATTTCTAACTAACTTTTTTTCTGCTTATATATCTCTTACATTGCTGTTCTACATTATATCCCAATAAAACTCCCAGGATAAAATCCTCTTCATCTGTAAAATCTCTAAGAGATTTTTTATTAAATTTTCTTAATACTTCAATACTGTCACTATTTCCAAAGAATACATTTACAAACCCGGATTTTAACTCTTCTACAATATATTCATAATGACATTTTATAAGCCTTTCCTTAATCATCTCAAAATTTTCTTTTGTAGTAGTTAAAAGAGCGAGGTTTCTAAGTCCTTTATTAAGTTCATACATCATATGGAAAAAGACACCTAATTCATTTCTCTTTTGTTCACTCATATTATTTTACCTTCTCAACCCATTTTTGGATTCTCTCATCTGTAAGTTCACTTTGATTATTTTCATCGATTACAAGACCTATAAACTCTCCATCAATTACTGCTTTTGAATCTCCATATGAATAACCCTCTGTTGATATCTTTCCAACAACTGTAATACCCATATCTTTTACAGCATCATATAGAATTCCTATTGCATCTACAAATGTATCTCCGAATCCTTCCTGATCCCCAAGTCCTATAAATCCAACTTTTTTTCCGCTAAGATTTGTTTCCTTAAGAGTATCAATAGAAGCTTCCCACTCACTTGCTAAATCCCCCATTCCCCATGTTGAACTTGCAAGTATAACAAAATCATATCCTGATGCTTTTGATATATCTCCTGCTGGAAAAACATCTGCTCCTAATAATTGTCCTACTTTATTAGCAACTCCTTCTGTTGCACCAGTTTCACTTCCAAAGAATATTGCAGTTTTCATATTTTATCACTCCCTCTTACTTTGATAAAATAATTATACATTCTTTTATTTTGTATGTCAAATAATTTATATATATTTTTGTTAGAAACAGAAAATAAAAAACACTTTCCTAAATATCAAGAAAGTGTTTTGTCTGCTTTATTCATTTTTTCAATTTTTAACAACATCTGCAATCTATCCACGTAACCTCTTATTTTTTCCCTATCCTGCCCATCTTCCTGTGGAATATGAGTTAAAAAACCATTTGTTGCATATCTTATTATTTCATTTGGTGAAGTACATAAAATTCCTTTATGTCTTTTATAGATCACCATTCTAATGAATCTCATAATAACTGCCTGAATTATTTTCAGATTCATTTCAATCTTATTTTTATCTACCTCTGGCATATTAAAAATAATATCTCTGACGTCGAAGAAAATCTCTCCAACCTCATTTTTCAATTGTTCATATTGTTTCTCCATTGATACCTTCCTTTGCTAAAACTACCTTGTGTAAATCATTTCCTAGGTCTTAATGGAATATTTGCTATCAATGTTGTTCTTCTATTATTATCAGGACTTTGAGCAATATCAATATTAAGCTCATTTCTATCAATCTCAACATACTTTGATATGACTTCAATTAACTCATCTTTCATCTGCTCTAACATTCCTGAAGAAAGCATGGCTCTATCATGAATTAAAACCAGTTTCAATCTATCTTTTGCAATATTTTTTGATTTGTTGGAATCTTTATTAAAGAAACTAAATATACCCACGATTTCACCTACTTCCCAAATACTAATTTCAACTTGTCAAAAAAGCTCAATTTAACATCAAGATTTAAGAATGGTACATTTTTACCATCAATTCTTTCAACTATGTTTTTATAAGCTTGAGCTGCCAATGAATCTCCCTTATATACTATAGGTTCCCCTTTATTAGTAGAGATAACTATGTTTTCATCATCAGGAACTACTCCTAATAACTCTATTGCTAAAACTTCTAACATATCATTTACACCTAACATATTACCAGCTTTGACCATATCCATTTTTATACGATTAACTATAAGTTTTGGATTTTTAATCTCATTTGCTTCCAAAAGCCCAATTATTCTGTCTGCATCTCTTGTAGCAGAAATCTCAGGAGTCGTAACAACTATTGCTTCATCTGCAGCTGCAATAGCATTTTTAAATCCTTGTTCTATTCCTGCTGGGCAGTCTATAATTATATAATCAAAATCTTTTCTTAATTTGTCTATAAGTTTTTTCATCTGTTCTGGATTAATGTCATTCTTATCTCTTATTTGAGCTGCTGGAAGTAAACAAAGATTTGAACACCTTTTATCCTTTATTAATGCCTGAGGTATTCTACATCTTTCTTCAATTACATCAACCAAATCATATACTATTCTATTTTCAAGTCCCATTACAACATCAAGGTTTCTAAGACCGATATCTGTATCTATAAGTAAGACTTTTTTACCTTTTAAAGCAAGACCTACACCGATGTTTGATGTAGTAGTAGTTTTTCCAACTCCACCTTTTCCAGATGTTACAACTATCACCTTTGCCATATCTCTCCACTCCCAATCTCTAAAATTTAGTCATTTAAAATCCGAGAACTGAAATCCTCAATCTGAATCTCTTTGTCTCTGATAAAAGCTATTTTAAAACCGCTAGTTCTGTCAACTCTGTTTGTATCCAAGATTTTTTTCTGCATAGGGGGTGCTATTATATGACCTATAACCATCTGGACAGGGTTCATATACGTAGCTCCTATAAAAGCATTTTTATCTCCATCAAGTCCTGCATAAACAGTACCATTTAAAAAACCTAATACAATGACATTACCTTTTGCTCTTATTAAAGCACCTGGATTTACATCACCTAATACAACAATATTTCCATTATATTCCAACTTTGTTCCAGAACGCAGTGTTCCTCTGTGGAATTTTGTAAATCCCTCTTCTGAAATAGACTTTATAAATTTTATTTTCTCTGTCTCTCCAGTACTTTTTTCAGAAAAAACATATGTTATATTCAGATCGCAATTACTCTTTATCAGGTCGATTAACACATTTTCTTCCAATTCACTGAGTTTTCTATTTGCAAATTCTATTGCCATATGACCATTACCAATAAAATTTCTTGCTTCCTTGATTTTATCAACCAGACTGTCCCTCAACGTCAAAAAATCCACTTCATTATTTAAGTGAATTACCAGTCTGTCTTTTTTACCTTTCAAAATAACATAGTTATTCATAGAATCACCTTTCCCAGTCCTATACTGCAATTATACCAAATGTTTATAATTTAAGCAATACTAGACTAATTATATTTGTAACATTTTTCAAAAAATGATATAATTAATCTGAAATTTTTTTAAAGGAGAAAAATTATGAGTAAAAATACATTTAAAGGAAGTGTTGTACTAAATCCAGTTCCTGTGGTATTAGTAACCAGCAGAAATAAAGAAAATAAAGATAACGTTTTTACTGTTGCATGGACAGGTACTGTATGTACCAGACCACCTATGCTTTCTATAGCTATAAGGCCTGAAAGACTTTCTTATGAGTATATAAAAGAGACAATGGAATTCACTATAAATCTTCCTACAAGACGTCTAACTCGTGAAACTGACTTTTGTGGAGTTCGTTCTGGAAGAGATATAGATAAGATAAAAGAGATGAATTTTACATTAAAAGAGGGAAAAGAGGTATCTTCTCCTTACATTGAAGAGTGTCCTGTAAATATTGAGTGTAAGGTAAAGAGCATTATTCCTCTAGGAACCCATGATCTGTTTTTAGCAGAGGTTATGTGCTCACATATTGACCAGAAGCTTATAGATGAAAATGAAAAGATTCACTTTGAATGGGCAAATCTTATTACATATTCCCATGGAGAATACTTTCCAGTGCCTAAAACTCCAATAGGAAAATTTGGTTATTCTGTAGCTAAAAAACCAGTAGAGATTAAAAAGACATCTACGAAGAAAAAAGCTGCATCAAAAGCAACAGGAAAGAAAAAAACAGATAAAACTAAAAGAAAGAAGGGAAAATAATGTCTGATAGAACTTCAGCATTGGGACTGTATCTAGTTGAAAAAACAGGGAAGAATTTTAATTTTAAAATAATTAAAAATGATCCTATCTACTATAATCTATTGTTTTCAGTAGGAAGCGATGATTATCTGGTAACTGATGATTCCCAAGAATTAAATGCTACAATTGAACTTATGGAACATAGACTTTTTCATAAAGATTACCCACCAAAGCAGATAAAAAGATACACACACAGAAAATTTGAAAAGATACATAAGAAAAAACAGGAAATTTTTTCTGCAAATAATAAAAGATATATAATAATTAAATTATAAAAGAAAACTCTATATAGTAGTGATACTTATATAGAGTTTTTTTATTACCTTCTAAACTTTCTTTCCTCTATTACTTATGATACCATATAGTCAATTAATACCATATTTATTTCATCAATTATTATACACTCTTCCCTTTTTTTTGCCCTCTAAAACTATTTTCTCCCATTTTTTTATACTTTTTATATTTATGTACACTATTGTAGTTATAAAAGAAAAAAGCATAAAAGGCTTGCAAATAGTGACATTGCAGATACCTTTTATTCCTAAGTTAATAAAGTCACCTTTTATCAACTAATATCTTGAAATAAAACATTTATTTTTATAATAATATGGTATAGACTATTATCGAATGATAACAAAGGGGTTAGATATGAATAAAAAAGATATTAAAATCTTAGAATTAATTTATCAATTTGGAATTATCACTAGAAAAGAGTTAGGAGAGCAGCTTGGAATTTCCCAACCTGCTATAAGTAAAAAAGTAAAATATCTAGCTGATAAAAAACTTATTAAAGAAAACAGTAGCACTCTATTGAAAACTGGTGGACGAAATGCTTCTTTTTTAGAACTGAATAATCAAATGGGAAAAGTTCTTGGGATTTATTTTGGAATAGATAAAGTGCTAATAGCACTATCAACAATTAATTTCACTTCAATTGAATATCACTATATAGATATCACTCCTGAAAGTAAGATACTTAAGGAAACTTTTAAATTTTTAGATGAATTATTTAAAAAAGAGAAGATTATCACTATTGGAGTTGGAATGAACGGAATAGTTGATTCTCAAAAAGGGCTAAGTATCTATTCAGCTACTTATAACTGGAGCAATGTAAATCTTAAAGAGGAACTTCAAGAGCGTTATAATGTTCCTGTTGCAATAGAAAATGGTGTTAATCTTATGGTTTTACATGAGAAAAAACTTGGAAAATCTAAAGATAAAAACAATTTCGTTATTTTAAATATTACCAATGGAATAAAAGCTGGAATATGCCTGGATGGAAAATTACACAGAGGACTCTATTTTAGAGCTGGTGAAATAGGGCATATTCAATATGATTTCTCAGTTAATTCACGAATCTGTAGTTGTGGAAATAAAGGGTGTATAGAAACCATTTTAAGCGACTGGGGTATAGAGAATAAAATCTTTGATATAACTCATAAGAAATATACTTATGAAGAGATCATTGAAAAAGCCAACAATAATATCCAACCATTTAAAGATGTAATTTTAGACTTAGTTCCTGTATTACTTCATTTGATATTGTGGATATCACTTCTTATTGACCCAGATGAAATAATAATATATGGAAAAATAAGTAAAGTAGAAGACTTCTTATGGCGTGAGATAAAGAGAAGAATAATATATTCAAGTCTTTTCAGACCTGATAAGTTCAATCTTCGACTTGAAAATGTCAATAATACATATATTGTTAAAGGAGCTATTATTTTAGCAGTGCAAAACTTATTTAAATCATTTGAAAAAATGAATAAATAGTTCCAATACTATCTGTTATTAATTTTTCATTAATTAATAAAACAACATATTAAAAACTTTGAATTTATTTCAAATTTAAAAAGAAAGGGGAGGTTAATATGCATTTTTCATGGTTTTTAGATGGTGGAATTGTAGGAGTTTATATTTTAATCAGCTTATTAGTTGGATTGTCTTTACGTAAATATGTAGGAAACGTTGAAGACTATCTTGTTGCAGGAAGAGAGGTAAATCTATACGCAGGTATGGCTTCGCTTGCTGCTACTGAATTTGGTATTGTTACTTGTATGGCTGCTGCACAATTGGGATATCGTTATGGTTTCTCTGGTGCAATGGTTGGTTTATTGCTTTGTACATCAATGTTTTTAGTTGGTAAGACAGGATTCTGTATCAAACCGCTGAGGGACGCAAATGCGATGACGTTGCCAGAATTCTTTGAAAAGAAATACAGTCCTAGAGTTAGATGGGCTGCTGGTGTTATCATTGTAGTTGGAGGTCTTTTAAATACTGGTGTTTTCTTAAGAACTGGAGGAGAATTCCTAGTATCAGTTGTAGGACTTAATCCAGATTATCTTGAAATTACTATGACTATATTACTAATTGTAGTTGCCCTTTATACTGTATTAGGTGGAATGATATCAGTACTTGTTACTGACTTCTTACAATTTATACTTATGAGTGCTGGAATGATCATAGTAACAATTTATATAGTTTATAACATTGGATGGGGAACTATCATCAATGCTGTTACTGATACTTATGGTGCTGCAGGATTTAACCCATTTATCAATGAAAAACTTGGTTGGCAATATGTTGCTTATACATTCTTAACAGTTTCAGCAACTGTACTTACATGGCAAACTATGATTGCAAGAGTTCTTTCTTGTAAAGACTCAACTGTTGCTAAAAAAATGTATACTAAAACAAGCTTTTTCTATATTGTTCGTTCATTAATTCCTGTAACTTGGGGATTAGCTGCTTTAACAATCTGGAAACCAGAGGCTTTAGGTGGAGCACCAATTACTGCTATGCCTAAATTCTTAGCTGCAGTTCTTCCAACTGGACTAATTGGTATAGTTGTTGCAGCAATGCTTGCAGCAGACATGTCAACTGACTCTTCATACCTATTAGGATGGGCAAGTGTTATATACAATGACATTATTGCTGTATTACATAAAGGTACATGGTCAGAAAGAAAGAAAGTTTTAGTTAATAAACTTCTAGTTGCTGCAATTGGTTTATTTCTATTATTCTATGGATTATGGTATCCATTAAAATCAGACCTTTGGGTATATATGACTCTTACAGCTTCAATTTATTCAGTTAGTGTTTCAACTCTTCTAATAGCTGCATGTTATTGGAAAAAAGCAAATACTTGGGGAGCTTATTCAGCGATAGTGGTCGGAGCTGCTACTCCATTACTATTCTTAATAATGCAACAAATTCCAGCAACAATGGAATTAGCTAAGAAAATTGGACCTTACTATTCTGGAATATCAGCTTTCGTATTTGCATGGATTGCTATGATCGTTGGTTCTAACTTAAAGATTATGTTGAAGAAATAGGGGAGGTACGATAAGCTATGGTTATATTTTGGTCATTTTTGTTCTTTGCAGGTCTTATCTGGTATATCGTTACAGTTATTACAGTAGGATATAAAGGTTTTCAAGACGTTAAAGAAATGCTATTAAATATTAGTAAAAATAATAAAAAGCAAGAAGATTTAAATAAAAAGTCCGAAGAATAGAAAGGATAAAATTATGAAAAAAAATATTGTATTTATTATTACTGATGACCAGGGATACTGGTCACTGGGAAGTTATGGAAACAAAGATATTATTTCTCCCAATTTAGATAATTTGGCTGAAAATGGAGTTAGATTTGAAAATTTCTTCTGTGTTTCTCCAGTATGTTCTCCAGCAAGAGCTTCAATATTTACTGGAAGAATTCCATCTCAACACGGAGTACACGACTGGTTAGATGAGCATCATAAAGATACATGTCAATATCTACAAGGACAAGATACTTTTGTAAAAATTTTAGCTGATAATGGCTATAACTGCTGCCTAAGTGGAAAATGGCATCTAGGAGACAGTGCTCATATACAACAGGGATTTAAAGAGTGGTACGTTCATGAAAAAGGTGGGGGACCATACTATAATGCACCTATGTATAAGAATGGTACCTTAGTTCATGAAAAAAAATATATCACAGATGCTGTAACTGAATATGGAATTGACTTTATTGAAAGACAGAAAGATTCTGATGCTCCTTTCTATTTAAGTCTTCACTACACAGCACCTCATGCTCCTTGGGATGAAAACAATCATCCAGCTGATCTATTAGATCTCTACAAAGATTGTGAATTTAAAAGTTGTCCAAGAGAAAAATACCATCCTTGGAAAATTAGAGAAACTTTTGAAGGAACAGAGGAAGAAAGAAAGAAAATTCTTAGGGGATATTTTGGAGCAATTACCGGTGTAGATAGACAGGTAAAAAATGTAGTAGACAAACTTAAAGAACTAAATATGCTAGAAGATACTGTAATAATTTTTACAAGTGATAATGGAATGAATATGGGACATCATGGAATTTTCGGTAAAGGTAATGGAACTTTCCCACAAAACATGTATGAATCTTCTGTTAAAATTCCTATGATAATCTATAACCCATCTCTATTTAAAAAGGGAACAGTTTTAGAAGGACTATACAGCCACTATGATATTTTCCCAACACTTATGGAGATGTTAGATATTAAATATACTCCAAAAATCAATCTTCCAGGAAAAAGTTTCTATAAAGTTTTAACTGCTAAAGAGCCTGAAACTAATAATGATGTAGTTGTTTTTGATGAGTATGGACCTACAAGAATGATTAGAAATAAAAATTGGAAATATATTCACAGATATCCATTTGGACCACATGAGCTTTATAATCTTGCTAATGATAAAGATGAAAAATTAAATCTTGTTGATAATCCTGAATATGAAGAAAAGCTTCTAGAAATGAGAAATAAATTAGAATCTTGGTTCAATAAATATGTTATCAAAGAGATAGATGGTGCTAAAGAACCAGTATATGGTGGAGGGCAAAAAGGTCTTGCTGGATTATGGGGAGATAATAAAGCTGTTTATCAAAAATATACTTCTGATTTTATCTGCAGTGGCGAAGGAAAACTTCGTGAAAGAGATAAAGATGAAGTCCATGAAAGAGTAGATTAATTCTCTAATTAATTGTAATATAAAAACGTCATAAAAAAAGGCTATTGCAAATCTCTATTTTACCAGGTTTGCATAGCCTCTTTTTTATCTTTAATATTATACTTTCTAATTTTAACAATTAAGCAGCTATAAAATACTTAATAATAGCAACTATAACAGCAACTGCTAAAATAACAATTTTTATCTTTATTCTTTTAATATTTCCTTTTCTTTTCATCATATCACTATTTAGCTATTATATCTGAAATATTGATTCTATGCTCCTGCATTCCGTTCTTTATAAGGAATTCCTGAGTATCTTCCAAATCCTTTATATCTGCAGGTGTGATTTCAGTATTAAAATCATATAATGGATATAATTCCAACACCTGATCTGAAGTCAATCCAGTATCTTTTGCAGTAATTGCAACTGTTTCATCAAAATGATCCTTTATATATTTTACTGCTTCTTCATTTGTTTTTTCAAATCTCTTTACAAGTTCTGGATGTTCTTTATAGAATTTATTACTTACTGCAGTAACTATAAGCCCCTGAGTAATTCCCTCTCCATTTGTAACAACTGTAGCTCCATTTTTTATTGCTTTAAGTGCTACTGGTCCAGCTAAAAGTGCTGCATCTACATTTCCACTTTCAAGAGCTGCAATAGCTTCAGGAAGTCTCATATTTATAAATTGTACATCGCTTTCTTTCAAACCATCTTTAGCAAGATATCCAACTAATACCTGATGAAGTATTGTT
This sequence is a window from Fusobacterium sp. DD2. Protein-coding genes within it:
- the minD gene encoding septum site-determining protein MinD; translation: MAKVIVVTSGKGGVGKTTTTSNIGVGLALKGKKVLLIDTDIGLRNLDVVMGLENRIVYDLVDVIEERCRIPQALIKDKRCSNLCLLPAAQIRDKNDINPEQMKKLIDKLRKDFDYIIIDCPAGIEQGFKNAIAAADEAIVVTTPEISATRDADRIIGLLEANEIKNPKLIVNRIKMDMVKAGNMLGVNDMLEVLAIELLGVVPDDENIVISTNKGEPIVYKGDSLAAQAYKNIVERIDGKNVPFLNLDVKLSFFDKLKLVFGK
- a CDS encoding flavin reductase family protein yields the protein MSKNTFKGSVVLNPVPVVLVTSRNKENKDNVFTVAWTGTVCTRPPMLSIAIRPERLSYEYIKETMEFTINLPTRRLTRETDFCGVRSGRDIDKIKEMNFTLKEGKEVSSPYIEECPVNIECKVKSIIPLGTHDLFLAEVMCSHIDQKLIDENEKIHFEWANLITYSHGEYFPVPKTPIGKFGYSVAKKPVEIKKTSTKKKAASKATGKKKTDKTKRKKGK
- a CDS encoding NrtA/SsuA/CpmA family ABC transporter substrate-binding protein, translated to MLKKVLLGVITIMALLLVGCGKKDKVENLNLTYVKSPLNIPSILEKNLKMFDKEFEKDGIKVNFYELTTGPEQTNALVAGELDILHALGGTSAIIAASNGVGLKIVNVYSRSPKGFMILTKNPEIKTPEDLVGKKVGGPKGTILHQVLVGYLAKDGLKESDVQFINMRLPEAIAALESGNVDAALLAGPVALKAIKNGATVVTNGEGITQGLIVTAVSNKFYKEHPELVKRFEKTNEEAVKYIKDHFDETVAITAKDTGLTSDQVLELYPLYDFNTEITPADIKDLEDTQEFLIKNGMQEHRINISDIIAK
- a CDS encoding flavodoxin, which encodes MKTAIFFGSETGATEGVANKVGQLLGADVFPAGDISKASGYDFVILASSTWGMGDLASEWEASIDTLKETNLSGKKVGFIGLGDQEGFGDTFVDAIGILYDAVKDMGITVVGKISTEGYSYGDSKAVIDGEFIGLVIDENNQSELTDERIQKWVEKVK
- a CDS encoding sulfatase-like hydrolase/transferase; its protein translation is MKKNIVFIITDDQGYWSLGSYGNKDIISPNLDNLAENGVRFENFFCVSPVCSPARASIFTGRIPSQHGVHDWLDEHHKDTCQYLQGQDTFVKILADNGYNCCLSGKWHLGDSAHIQQGFKEWYVHEKGGGPYYNAPMYKNGTLVHEKKYITDAVTEYGIDFIERQKDSDAPFYLSLHYTAPHAPWDENNHPADLLDLYKDCEFKSCPREKYHPWKIRETFEGTEEERKKILRGYFGAITGVDRQVKNVVDKLKELNMLEDTVIIFTSDNGMNMGHHGIFGKGNGTFPQNMYESSVKIPMIIYNPSLFKKGTVLEGLYSHYDIFPTLMEMLDIKYTPKINLPGKSFYKVLTAKEPETNNDVVVFDEYGPTRMIRNKNWKYIHRYPFGPHELYNLANDKDEKLNLVDNPEYEEKLLEMRNKLESWFNKYVIKEIDGAKEPVYGGGQKGLAGLWGDNKAVYQKYTSDFICSGEGKLRERDKDEVHERVD
- a CDS encoding septum site-determining protein MinC, with the translated sequence MNNYVILKGKKDRLVIHLNNEVDFLTLRDSLVDKIKEARNFIGNGHMAIEFANRKLSELEENVLIDLIKSNCDLNITYVFSEKSTGETEKIKFIKSISEEGFTKFHRGTLRSGTKLEYNGNIVVLGDVNPGALIRAKGNVIVLGFLNGTVYAGLDGDKNAFIGATYMNPVQMVIGHIIAPPMQKKILDTNRVDRTSGFKIAFIRDKEIQIEDFSSRILND
- a CDS encoding ROK family transcriptional regulator, with product MNKKDIKILELIYQFGIITRKELGEQLGISQPAISKKVKYLADKKLIKENSSTLLKTGGRNASFLELNNQMGKVLGIYFGIDKVLIALSTINFTSIEYHYIDITPESKILKETFKFLDELFKKEKIITIGVGMNGIVDSQKGLSIYSATYNWSNVNLKEELQERYNVPVAIENGVNLMVLHEKKLGKSKDKNNFVILNITNGIKAGICLDGKLHRGLYFRAGEIGHIQYDFSVNSRICSCGNKGCIETILSDWGIENKIFDITHKKYTYEEIIEKANNNIQPFKDVILDLVPVLLHLILWISLLIDPDEIIIYGKISKVEDFLWREIKRRIIYSSLFRPDKFNLRLENVNNTYIVKGAIILAVQNLFKSFEKMNK
- a CDS encoding DUF2023 family protein, whose product is MSEQKRNELGVFFHMMYELNKGLRNLALLTTTKENFEMIKERLIKCHYEYIVEELKSGFVNVFFGNSDSIEVLRKFNKKSLRDFTDEEDFILGVLLGYNVEQQCKRYISRKKVS
- a CDS encoding sodium:solute symporter family protein, whose amino-acid sequence is MHFSWFLDGGIVGVYILISLLVGLSLRKYVGNVEDYLVAGREVNLYAGMASLAATEFGIVTCMAAAQLGYRYGFSGAMVGLLLCTSMFLVGKTGFCIKPLRDANAMTLPEFFEKKYSPRVRWAAGVIIVVGGLLNTGVFLRTGGEFLVSVVGLNPDYLEITMTILLIVVALYTVLGGMISVLVTDFLQFILMSAGMIIVTIYIVYNIGWGTIINAVTDTYGAAGFNPFINEKLGWQYVAYTFLTVSATVLTWQTMIARVLSCKDSTVAKKMYTKTSFFYIVRSLIPVTWGLAALTIWKPEALGGAPITAMPKFLAAVLPTGLIGIVVAAMLAADMSTDSSYLLGWASVIYNDIIAVLHKGTWSERKKVLVNKLLVAAIGLFLLFYGLWYPLKSDLWVYMTLTASIYSVSVSTLLIAACYWKKANTWGAYSAIVVGAATPLLFLIMQQIPATMELAKKIGPYYSGISAFVFAWIAMIVGSNLKIMLKK
- the minE gene encoding cell division topological specificity factor MinE — encoded protein: MGIFSFFNKDSNKSKNIAKDRLKLVLIHDRAMLSSGMLEQMKDELIEVISKYVEIDRNELNIDIAQSPDNNRRTTLIANIPLRPRK